A genomic region of Papaver somniferum cultivar HN1 chromosome 7, ASM357369v1, whole genome shotgun sequence contains the following coding sequences:
- the LOC113292976 gene encoding uncharacterized protein LOC113292976, whose protein sequence is MVMGTASDYLTNLPSRGLLSSTVLSSNLGGMRVYICEHDTSPPEDQVIKTNQTNILIRSLTLKNQKNNKPKTPSVKDTKSTTENVKGKRVAESAAEGNAPAKRANLSISTGNSKPAEGSRTRSTTSSSKDSYQTMTVERLRTLLKERGLTVKGKKDELIARLRSK, encoded by the exons ATGGTGATGGGTACGGCCTCTGATTATTTGACTAATCTTCCTTCTCGTGGTCTTCTCTCCTCCACAGTCTTATCCTCAAATctg GGTGGGATGAGAGTATATATATGTGAACATGATACATCACCTCCAg AAGATCAAGTGATAAAGacaaaccaaacaaacattttGATTAGATCTCTCACCCTGAAGAACCAAAAGAATAACAAACCTAAGACTCCCAGCGTGAAGGACACGAAGTCTACGACAGAGAATGTTAAAGGCAAGAG AGTTGCTGAAAGTGCTGCAGAAGGTAATGCTCCAGCTAAGAGAGCCAACTTGAGTATATCTACCGGAAACTCTAAACCTGCAG AGGGATCAAGGACTCgctccaccacctcctcctccaagGACTCCTATCAAACTATGACTGTAGAGAGGTTGCGCACCCTTCTAAAAGAAAGAGGTTTGACGGTGAAAGGAAAGAAG GATGAGCTGATTGCACGTCTCAGAAGCAAGTAG
- the LOC113295229 gene encoding putative E3 ubiquitin-protein ligase LIN, which translates to MNICNAVVRNPRESAFRHGFSGDLRRLRIGKTLLGKQAIHVLYVHGDLLFAGGSSVDGTAGKVFSLSTKEVIATLPTGSDIHCITANNDFVFIGTKSGITDVYLRERLVRVASIKTGGGRESSKITSLASDSEGEMLYTGSSSGKIQKKG; encoded by the exons ATGAATATATGTAATGCAGTAGTTCGTAATCCACGTGAATCTGCATTTCGGCATGGTTTTTCTGGGGATTTAAGAAGGTTGAGAATTGGGAAAACG CTCTTGGGGAAACAGGCCATACATGTCCTTTATGTTCATGGTGATCTCCTCTTTGCTGGTGGCTCTTCAGTCGATGGCACAGCCGGAAAG GTGTTCTCGCTCTCAACAAAGGAAGTAATTGCAACCTTACCAACAGGATCCGACATCCACTGCATAACTGCCAACAATGATTTTGTATTTATAGGAACTAAAAGTGGAATAACTGATGTCTATTTAAGAGAACGACTTGTTAGAGTTGCTTCCATTAAAACAGGGGGTGGAAGAGAAAGCTCAAAAATCACAAGTTTGGCATCAGATTCTGAAGGAGAAATGCTTTATACAGGTTCCTCCAGTGGCAAGATTCAG aaaaaaggtTAG